TTCACGGTCATAGGCTTCCTGTAATTTATTCATTTCCCGGAAGGACTCAATGTATTGATATTGAATTATACTGTCGTAATCATCCGCAGTCAGTTCCATAGATCTTATGCGCTGCTGGAAGCGCAGGGCGACAAGCCAGGTAATATCGAAATGGATCTGTTCGTGTTCCAGAGAATAGCTATCTCTGGCGAATGATTTGACCCAGGAAGCACTTTTAATGAAAAAAACCTGCAGGGTCAGATTGATCTGTAGGGTATCTTTTTTAAGAAGGCTACTTCCTTCATAGGCAAAACTGGTGTATGAGACAGCTGCACTCGGGCCGCGCAGGGGAGGAGTAGCTTTGAAGTCAGACCAGTTAAGCTTCCGGTGAGGCTGATAAAAGAGAGAATCGGAGTCAGGATTTTCCGGACGGCGATCGGGGGTGAATACTATTTTAATGATCGTAACAGGGCTGGGTCCTTTCGGAGGGACCGCAGGAAAGCATAAGGAAGACCATATGAAATGCAGGAATAAAAACATAGCACCCGTTCAGGATTAAAGGTACATTTTTTCGTAACTTACAATCTACCAAAACAATCGCACTATGTACGGTGGCGGATATATTTACGATGATCCTAACAGGTCCCGTCAGCAGGAAGAACAACTGGTTGACGATCCTGTAAAGCTGGCCGCGTTTGAGGCGCGTATTACCAGAGGGGAGAAGATTGAGCCCGGCGACTGGATGCCGGCAGAGTATCGCAGGCAGCTGATCCGGTTGATAGAACAGCATGCTCATTCTGAGGTGATTGGCGCTTTGCCGGAGGGTACCTGGATCACCCGGGCACCCGGATTTAAACGGAAGCTGGCACTGATCGCTAAAGTGCAGGATGAGATTGGGCATGGACAGCTTTTGTATAATGCCGCAGAAACATTAGGAAAGTCCCGCGAAGCGATGATCAATGACCTGTTAAGTGGGAAGTCGAAATATTCCAATGTATTTAATTATCCGGCCGAAACCTGGGCAGACGTTACAGTGATAGGCTTCCTAATAGACGCGGCTGCCATTGTAAACCAGGTGGCTAATTCCAAAGGTTCTTACGGCCCTTACTGCCGGGCACTGGAAAGGATCTGTTATGAAGAGAGTTTCCATCTGAAACAGGGACATGATGCATTTATTGAACTGGCAACAGGCACCCCGGCACAAAAAGCAATATTGCAGGATGCACTTAACCGATGGTGGCAGCCCATCATGCATTTCTTTGGTCCACCGGATAAGGTATCCAGTCATAGCGAAAAGCTGATGCAATGGAAAGTGAAGATGGCTAGTAATGACGATATGCGTAATCAGTTCCTGGACGCCTATGTGCCTAAAATATGGGAGCTGGGCCTGACATTGCCGGACCCTTCATTGAAAAAGGACAAAGAAACTGGCAAATGGGAATATTCGGATCCTGACTGGGAGCTGTTTTTTGAAGTGATCAAAGGAAATGGTCCCTGCAATAAAGAACGGCTGAATGTACGTAAGTGGGCTGAAGAGCATGGGCGCTGGATAAGAAAAGCACTGATGCGTGAGGATGAGCGAGCGCGTACGGCATTGCCGGTAGCATAAGATAGCATAGATAAGTCAGGTAGTATATAGAATAGATAGTTCCCCGGAGATATAAGAAAGTACCACGATTATGAATGAATCACTGGATCCACGTGTTAACCGGCTACGGTTAAATAATAGTGACGGCTCCTTCACCATTGAGGAAGGAGAAAACTGGAATGTATTTGAAGTTTTTCACCAGGAGAAAAGAGGCGCGCACCATGAACATGTCGGTTGTGTACATGCGCCTGATGCCAATCTCGCATTGATTTTTGCCAAAGAACAATTTGGCCGCAGGAAGAAGTGTGTTAATCTCTGGGTAGTACGTAGTGCGGATATTCTCGCATTTGACCTGGAAGATGAAGACATGTTTGCCAACAATCCGGATAAAACCTACCGGGATGCCAGCGGATTCAAGGTCATGGAGAAGAT
The DNA window shown above is from Chitinophaga agri and carries:
- the paaA gene encoding 1,2-phenylacetyl-CoA epoxidase subunit PaaA; this encodes MYGGGYIYDDPNRSRQQEEQLVDDPVKLAAFEARITRGEKIEPGDWMPAEYRRQLIRLIEQHAHSEVIGALPEGTWITRAPGFKRKLALIAKVQDEIGHGQLLYNAAETLGKSREAMINDLLSGKSKYSNVFNYPAETWADVTVIGFLIDAAAIVNQVANSKGSYGPYCRALERICYEESFHLKQGHDAFIELATGTPAQKAILQDALNRWWQPIMHFFGPPDKVSSHSEKLMQWKVKMASNDDMRNQFLDAYVPKIWELGLTLPDPSLKKDKETGKWEYSDPDWELFFEVIKGNGPCNKERLNVRKWAEEHGRWIRKALMREDERARTALPVA
- a CDS encoding 1,2-phenylacetyl-CoA epoxidase subunit B translates to MNESLDPRVNRLRLNNSDGSFTIEEGENWNVFEVFHQEKRGAHHEHVGCVHAPDANLALIFAKEQFGRRKKCVNLWVVRSADILAFDLEDEDMFANNPDKTYRDASGFKVMEKINKFKAQSK
- a CDS encoding DUF922 domain-containing protein gives rise to the protein MFLFLHFIWSSLCFPAVPPKGPSPVTIIKIVFTPDRRPENPDSDSLFYQPHRKLNWSDFKATPPLRGPSAAVSYTSFAYEGSSLLKKDTLQINLTLQVFFIKSASWVKSFARDSYSLEHEQIHFDITWLVALRFQQRIRSMELTADDYDSIIQYQYIESFREMNKLQEAYDRETNHGQSPDAQKKWKRTVGEALAALTLEGALTRYFSPLSADSSTLSTFNTAW